The following nucleotide sequence is from Chryseobacterium sp. CY350.
TCAGAGTTCGTCTAAATTTTTATTACGGATTTCTCTACCATGTCCTTTGGAATTTTATTGCTGCGATTTTAATACCGACCGTTATGATTTTATTTGCGAATCCATATATTGATGAGACAGCAAATTATACATTAAACATTCAGGAGAAAGTATTTTTTCATATGAAAGAAACCCAGACTAGCAGTTTGGATGTGAGAAAAAATAAAATATATAAAATAGAAGCAACTCAATTATATCTTCAGGATATTCTTAATCTGATTTATGGGAAAGATAAATACTATGTTGATGAAATTATTATTAATATGAATTTTTCTTCAAAAAATGGTCTCTCAAAAGAGGAATTCAAAAGAGTATTGGAAAAGGAATATGAGATTGAAAGTTTTAATTAATAGAGAAAAAGATAGTCTTTGGTAAAATCAAATTTATAATTTAAACTATCAGATTTGATAGATTAAGATTTATATAGTTGGTTAAATGTGCAAACAATTTAACTCTTGACGAAAATTTTATCTGTAAACATACTGCATCGTTAATTTTATTTTCTGAAAGAAAAGGAATGCAATTTTGAAAATTTCTCGTAAATCGAAATACTTTTGATAACTCTTTTTTTTAAAAAACAGTAATGCTCAACGTAGATGTCTCTGCAACACATAAACTTACCTTAGACGATGTTTCAGGTCTTTATTCTATGCAAAGCAATCTGGGCGTTGAAGTCATAAATAAATCCATTGAAAAAGTGATAATCACCAATGTCAAGATAGTTTCTAAAAAGAAATCTTTCCTGTCATCTAAAATCCAGAATGTGTTTTCAGAAAACAGAAATGACACTATATATCCTGAATTTTCTTATCAGTTTAACATCGCAAAAGTACCATTCGAAGAACGTAGAAAATATACCTTAATCATCAATGGTCAGTTTATTTCTAATGAATTTTAATATAATTTATACTGAAAATTTTAAGTCAGTAACTAACATTCAAAACTAAAATATTTTACATACTTCTCTTTGTAAAAAAAGTGTTTTTTTCTTAGTGAAATTAGCTCTTTTCATAGAATTATTTATATTTGAATGTTAGACAAAACTAAAAAACCACGCAATGGGAAAGGAAGATACTATAGAAAGTAAAACTGCAAGACTTTATGTGTTAGCCAATTCATACTTGCCAACGTTTGTAATATTTCTAATGGTTTTGCTTAAAGTCGAAAGCAATTACACAACAGTATTAAATCCTATCATCCTTCCAGTATATGGACGACAAATTATGAATAAAGAAATTAGCAACATAAGATCATGAATAGTATCCTTTTAGAAATCTTGAAAGAATCAAAAATAAACTTGACAGACATGACCTTGCGGACTACTTTTGGAACAAGCTTTAATGAAAAGACGTTTGACATTTCTCCAAAAGATTTTCTGAAGTTTGCAAAAGAAGATCTAAAGGAAGGAAATGAAAAAGGTTTTATAAATAGTATAACAAATTCAAAAAGAGCGATTGACTGCCAAATCGATCAAACTTTCGAAACTTTAATTTCAAAGTATGAAAATTTTAATCCTATCATACATGATTTTTTGCAAAATTTTGAATTTGAATCTGATATTCCGTTTAAGTTAAGAATGATTCATGCCTTTAACTTGGCTCCAAGTCTAATAATTTCAAAATCGCGAACGTTAAGGAATAAGTTGGAACATATGTACCAGAAACCTGAAATTCACGATGTAAAAGAGGCGTTAGATGTCGCAGATCTTTTCCTACGGTCAACTAGTGGTAAACTTGGAATGCTTTGGTCAGAATTTGAGATCGTCGACTGGAAAAATAATGAATTGAGCTTTGAGTACTCGGATAAAAAGTTTAAAATAGCCCACAAAAAAGAGAACAAGCTTATTAAAACCTACTCTATTAATCCGGATAATTTAGAGTTTTATGGGCTTCTTAGACTAATGATTTCTTGTGAGGATGAAATAGAAATTAAAGAAACTTTTAAAATTATTCTAAAACAAATAAATCATCCGATGCCTATCGATAAAATTAGAATATGTCAAGGTGATTAGCACGTCGGCTGTGATTGATTGTGCAATGTAGTGTGAAATTGAAAATTTAACGGTAGTTGTTAATTAAATTTTTGCAGAAAATTAAAGATTTGTGCTTCGATTGCCCGATCATTGCAGAGCCCCCTAAAACGTTAGTTATGGATAAAACTTAATCTCAAAAAACGATAAATAACAAAATTAATAAATATTAAGAAAATGGAAGATTTGACAAAATTGAAAAGACTAATTAGTATTTCTTACGGAATACAAGATTTAATTTTTGCAGGGCACCACAATGATATTGAAGCTGGTCAAAAAGCACTAATAGAAGCTTTAAGTCTTGAATTGGGATTTGAAGAATATTCAGAATTACATAGAGAATTTTGTTAAGTAAAGAAGTTCATTCGGAACATTTAAACGAACAACTGGAAAACGTCAAAGATTTATCCCGATATTTTACACAAGATTAATCTCACAAAACGATTAAAAAATTTTAATAGGTAGTATAGGTTATGAAAGTTAAATAAATCAGATTTGCTCAATGCGTAAATTTTAAAGTTGTACTACATTTTATATAAACAAAAAGCAAAGAATTGAATATACAAATTGACAAAAGAGAAATAATTCCCTTGAGTGATTTCGAATTAGGATGGAGGTTTGACAAAGGTCATAATGCTGATATTTTAGATTACGACAAACAAGAAATTTTAGCTCTATCGGAAATTGAATCTAAAAGACTTAACAAAGTAATCGATTATTATGAAATTGAATCAAACAGAATTGGAAAATATTTAGAAACAGATTGGCTTTCTGCAAATTCTGAGAATGAGGACAAAGTTGAGAGATTTAGAAATCAGGTAGAAAATTATTTAAAACCATTTAATGAAGATATAATAATTTCCTGGGAAAAAAAGCTAGCATTAAAAACAACGAAAAAAATATTCATAAAATATTGGACTGACTTTCTATATCCAAGTTCAGATGATGTGACAATAATATCTGAAAGAACAAATTGGATATTATTTTATAATCATTGTGAAGTTGCAAATATTTGGATAAAAAATAAATCTTAAAAACCTCGTACAGCAAAGGCTTGACAACAGCGGCAGAAAGTCTTTAATTCATGTTTTGTCCTTAGTTGGAAATTTTAAAGTTCCTGCTTCGAAATGCGCGCCCTTGTCAAGATCCGAAACGATACCTATAAATAAGCGGGATCTCAAAAAACGATGGCACTTTTAAGATTGTTACAAAAATAGTATCGCAAAATAATTTTGGTTTGCTCCTGAACCAACTAATTGTCACACAAAAAGCCTGAAAATATTTCAGGCTTTCGATTTAATAACTACTTCTTTCCGGAGTTTCCACTTTTGGGTGACGGTGTTGATTTAGGACTATTTCCCCTACTTCCTCCAGATGATTTCCAGTTCTGCTTGGGTAGTTTGGATTTGTATCTTTTGACGTGCTCATGACTTGTAATTTAATTTAATGCTATTTTTTATGTCTTTACGGATTTTTCTGACATTTATCTGTAATCCTAATTATGCCAAAAATTCTAACAACTGTAAACTCATTATTCTTCCGAACGGTAAACTTTTATAATCATAGAATTATACAAATAATGACCAAGTGAAGGAAAATTAATTGTCTGAATTAAATATTTAATAATTATTAGCATAAAGAAATGTGACTTACTGACAAAAGAAATTTAGCACTAAAAGGTAACATATATATCTAAAATTAAATTATCAAATTTCCCTTGTAATGCTACTTAGCTTTTGCTTCACGGTATGTTATATAGTTCCATTTCTTATTGTTTAGTGAAAATTAAATCTGTTGTTAAAGGCAGATAGACCGTTTTATTAATATTTGTTGGGCAGTTATCTCCCACAACAGTGCTGTTTGGTTCATAATCCCATGAAATTTGAGTGGGATTAATATATTTAAGTTTGATTTGTCCCCATCCAATTCCACAATTTGTACCGCCGTAATAAAGTAGAAGAGTGTTGCCATTATTTTCTACCCATTGGCTGTAGATGGTATGCTGTAATTGATTACTTGGGAAAACTAAATTTTCAGTACTTTGGAGAATTGTTCCAGATGAATTACTTACAGTATATTTCAAAGACAATATATCCTGATAGTATTTATATTGACTTCCATCGAAGAAGTGATGGATTATCTTGCTAATATTAATACTAATATTTCTGCCTTGAAATTGACTGGTGTAATTTCCTACAAAAAGATCTAATTCATTATTTATATCTTTTAAATATGAATTAATTGGCACTTCACTATAATCTGTTTTTAATGGATATATTTGTGCTTTACAAGTTATAAATAATAGAAGTATAGTTAATGTAATGATTTTTTTCATAATATTAATAATTTAAATTAAGGGCAAGGAACTGCGTTTATTGTTTTATCACTATTTTGTGTTATTATTGTTACAGCACCGTTATCTTCAATTCTCTGTAAAATAATCTTTCCTTCTAGCCCCATATCTTTGATAGACTTAAATAACAATTTTTCTAACCCTTCATTACTACTGCTGGAATTATAAAGTCCTGCTCTTGTTTGATATGTCTTTTTGTGAATATCCAATTCATTTTGAGAGAAAGAAGTAGTAGCATCAGAATAAGAGCCGTTAAATCTTATAACATAATGATACATTTTAAATCCACCCGTACAAGTTGAACAAACTTTTTTAACAATCATACCAAAATAGGCGTCATTATGTTCACCCGCAGGTTGGGATCTTGCAAATTTCAATAAACCGTTATCAATATCTGGAGGCGAATGAATAGGTATGCCTGTAACTGTATGATTATGATATCCACCTTGCCAGCCGGTTCTATCACCTAAATCTACTTCATGAGCACCGCCATCTATAATATCAGATGTTGTGCCATCTTTTTTAGTTTTAAATCCCATTTCTCCACCAATAAGAGATTTGTCTTTAAGACTATCTAACTTTTCCTGTACTGCTGGATTTTCAATGATCTCTTTTGTTTTCTGACAGGGACTTTTTCTTACAGGTAAATTTGGCTGTGTAGGTACTCCGGTTCCACAACCATCAATCCCAAGGTCAATTGATGGGTCTAAGGGACCTGAAGGAACTTGAGGAGTAGTACAAGGCTCCGGAGTATATTCTCCCGGTGGACAATCAGTGCAAGGTTCACCACCTCCACCACCTCCTGTGCCTGGCCCAGTGCCGCCACCGCCGCCACCGCCGCCGCCATCGTCTGTTCCGGAGCACACTAAAGCAACCATTGTAAAACTTTTAGCTTGATTTTTTGGAGGTAATTTACAACCACTTTGTCCAGGCATATGGTGACCTGAGGTACAAGATATGTTTATTGTAACAGTTTCAAAGGAACACGATTGACTTTTGGATGAAATATTAGAATAATTTCCTGTTGAAAGCTCAATCACCTCTGTTTTACCTTTTGTATCTACAAATTCGTTGTTTTGAATTTTTAGTTTTTCCTCTTCAGTCAAATTGTAGAGTACTAAAAATTCTTTATAGCTACCATCAGGAAGTGGTGTAAGTAAAAGATTTTCTACCAGTCCGTTTGCAGGTGTGTTGTCTCTTATAATTCGGAAGGTGTATGTATGGTAATTAGGCCCGTTTTCTATATAAATTATATTCTCAGTATCAATAGAAAAATTACTCCCATAGCTAGTATTCTTACTCTTTGTTTGCGCAAGAGTTTTTAAGTGAGTTTTTGCTTTATCAAGTTCTGTAATAACCTCATTTTCATGTTTGCTTTCTTTAAGGGAAATAATTTCTGACGTGAGTATAAAGGCACTACTATTATTAGATAATTCTTGATCTGGGAATTGGTCAGTTCGACAGGAGTTAATTAAAAATGCTGCAATCAAAGTTATGCAGAGCCTTAATATTAATTTTTTTTTCATAGAAATTAGTAATTTTTGTTCGCTAAAGATAGAATTAAATTAAATAATGAGGATGAACTATTGTTAAATTTATTAAATGATATAAATATTCATAATATCTTTTGCTGGCCTTGATGCACCGGTGTAACTATATGTTAATCTGTATTGGAGAAATGTAGTAATTGCATATTCGGAGTTGGCTTATAATTCAAGTTTTAGGAAATATTTAAAATTATAAACTGAGATTACAAGTGTTGGAAACAGAGTATGCAAAATCATTATCTAACTCTGGAAAGAAATTGGAAAACTATGAAAGTGTCAGCATTAATTCACTTGATTTTCTTTTCTGATTGTCTGTCATTTGGAGATTGTCATTTTCAAAAAACATTGGATTTCGCATCATGAAGCCAGATGAAAAAACAATCCACCGAATTTTGAGAAAATATCTAAAAGACGATCTTTACGATATAAAATTACAATTTAAGGATCTTGATTTACAAAAAACTAAGTATAAAATATTACGTGTCTCTGAATTTTCAAAATCAAATTCCACATTATTATTTTGTGATTCTGTAAGCAGAAAACCTTTGTCCTTGTGCACAATGGAAAGTAAAAGGCGAAAAAGAAAATATCTATTTGGGAAGAGTAAACGAAAAAATTCCAGACGTAAATAAACTTTGGGATGGTAAAAAATTACCGTTTAAAGTTTATTTAAGGTAAATTTAAATCTGAAAAAGGTGTTCCAAAAGGTTTTAAAAATAAAGAAGCGCAAAAACTAGCCAAAATTTTTGTCTACATTAAACTTGAAGTGCTGAAATAATAGAACATTGCCTAAAAACTATTTACATAGATTTGAATTTTGACAATAGAAAAGTTTAATTTGAATCTGCCAACAGAAGAGTGAAAGTTTGTGGTATAATTGAAATCTATAAAAAAACAAGCATTCGGTAACAAACATTATAGTTGATAACAAGTCTCAAAAAACGATAAAAAATAGGAATAGTACCGTATAATACAAAATACCAACATTTTTATTTAATGGGATATGCGATAGTCCCACGGAGCAATTGCATTTTCTTCAGACCATATGCCAAGCTTTTGCTCCTTTGCAATATTTTGATATTTTTCTAAATCATTATTTTTAGAATATTTATAATACCACCAACCGTATCCGGCTTTAATTATTTCTTCAGATAGGTATTTATTGTTGTCATAAAATATTTTAGCTATTGTTCTACCATACCTATCTTTATTGATTTCGTAAAATTCAATATTCTTACCAAAAACTTGTGAGCTGGTAAACTGCTTAGCGTGTTTTCCAAAGGATTGACCACTTTCAGGGCAGTCAATATCTGCTAATCATAGGACATCCTGTTTATTGCCTTCTAAATAGCACTACTACTGTATCACCATCTTTAATCTCTACAACTTTAGCTTTTATCTGAGATAAAAGAAAATTTGAATGAAGGCATAATATTATGGGTATAATTTCTTTCATCGTAACAAAATTAAGAGATTTATTTGACAAACGAATTTTCTTAAAATTTAATTTTTGCTATTGGTATACAGTGTGTTACAGGAGTTTATGAAAAAATAAAAATTTCATTTTAACACGTCAAGTTTTGTCGTTTTCAGGATTGATATTTGCATCAAGAGAAATACAGAAAATGAAGCTTGCTATTAAAACTTTTGGTGGACATCTTGCCGGAAACCACCTAAAAAAATAAGGCTAAAACCTGAAGTAATTCTAATAAAAAGAAGCTTCAAATTTTAACCTAAAAAAAATTCAAAACAAATTTACAAAAATGTCTACAACAACCAATACATCGCAGACACTATTCCGATTCATTAGTATGAGAAACCCTCAGCTTACGGAAACAAAAAAAGAAAATTTAGGATTTATTCACAGATCAGGCTTAAACACTGCTTTTGATCAGGCAGTGAGTAACAGAGTTGGAATCTCTAAATTACAGGCATTGGAAAACCAATGCAGGTCATTCTCTTCTCCTTTAACGGAAAAAGATCTTGAAAACAGCCAATACGCTGCACTTTTGAAAATAGGAAGGAAGATCACAAAAAAGGAAGTTCTTTCAAATGATGATCTCATCAAAACAAAAAGTGCTTATTCTACGGGACAAATGGACTTGGGAAAATTATGGGATAATCTGATTTATCAAGTCTTTACCCAAAAAGATTTTTATGCTAAAGAAGCTCTTGTACATATTTTAAAAGCTTTGCATATAGGATACGTACAGACTCTATCTCCAACAGTTGAACTGACAAAAATTAACGGATCTGATCTGATTGCTAAAGCATTAAATGCAAAGGTGGTGATGCCTAAAGAGCTTTTCGTTGAAGAAGAGATTTCTGGTTCGTCTACAGTCAGTAGAATAGCATCATCTGAGACATCAGAGCTTTCACAGAAAACACAGGAAAGAATAAAAACTGATGCTAAAAGAGATTTGGTAGTCACTCAGGCTCTTCTTAAAAAAGAACAACTTGAAAAACTAAACAAGGAGTTAGAGAAAATTCAAAAATCGTATCACAATACCCACTCTAAAGAATATCAGTCTGCTTATGATGATTACATGTCTAAGTATCAATATCAAAGGGAAGAATCTGCAAGGATTTTAGAAGAAATTAACTATTTAATTGAGCAAAAAGCATCTGAGGAAGAAATAAGAAAATTGTATGAACAATTAAAAGGACTGGAAGTACCTCCTTTTGAGTTTTCTCAGCAAAATGAGATTAATATTTACGAGCTTCAGAAAAAATTATCTCCGGAATCATTTGAACTTTTTATGAGTTTGTTTGCTTCTCAGGAAATCAATCAAGAATTCTATTCCAAAGTATCATCTACCGATAAAGCAGAAGCCGTTTCAGATACTCAGTTAAGAGTAGGAACACAAACGCTTCAGATTGATGAAAGTTTTCAGACGTATGATGATGTAATTTCTCAGGTACAAAATCATGCTTCCCTGACTATCCAGACAGCTTTGGAAAATACAATTTTAGAACAAACACAATATGCTAATATAGGAGGTGCATTAATTCCTATTGGAAGCTCTTTAACCAGAACTCACTTAGCATACAGCGTATTGGCTAACTGGAATAGATCTGCCTTTATTCCAAATAACGGATTTATTAATTTCTCTTTTGAAGTTCAGGATAATTCATGGAACGTTGCCAATGCCAGAGTTACATTAGAATCCAATACCGGAAATCATGAAGAAGCATTAGGAAATGTTGATGTGCTTAACGGAACCGTTAGTTTTCCTGCACTAATGGTTAATAAATTCTCATCCATTAGCAAGGTAAGGATAGACGTTTATTTCAATAATGGCAGAGAAGCTTATTTAGAGCTGCTTAAGATTCCTACTAATGAACTTCAGGTTGGGTTACTTACCTTAAAGCCGGGTAAGGAAGGTCCGAGAGAAGAAGAACCGGGAGAAGAAATGTCAACCGCAAGAAAAATGTTCGGACTGAAGAGACTGGGTATTGCAGAATACATGAAGGTTGTTCAGAGTACCCACGCCTATGTACCTGGAGATGTTACGCATATTGAAAACATTATGGCAAGGGAATTTAAGCAGAAATCAACCAGAAGGCTTAGAAAAACCGAACTCCAAAATACATCTACAAAATCTACAGAACGTGAAACTCTTACCGATACGACAACGACAACAAGGCATGATATGCAGTCAGAAGTTGCCAATGTGATCATGAAAGACACAAGTGCACAGGCATACGCTAACTGGAGTAAAGACACTGAAGTTTACGGAAGATTTGAAGTAGGTGGAAGTCTTGCCACTCATAACGCTAAAGAAAACAGTGTACGACAGGCAGTAACGCAGTCTCAGGAAATTACCAATAAAGCTACCGATAAACTCCTTACCAAAATTTCTGAGGAAAGAATTGAAAAGATAATCGAAGAGTATGAAGAAAATAATGCGCATGGTTTTGATAATCGAAATGGCGATAAACATGTCGTAGGTGTTTACCGATGGGTAGATATGAAATACAAAAACCAAATCTACAACTACGGGAAACGTACCATGTTTGAATTCATGATCCCCGAACCGGCAAGATTACACAGATTGGCTTTGGCAGTAGCAAAAGCAGATGTATTGACCGCACCGATAGATCCTAGAAAAGCACCGGCTCCTTACACGATGCCGAACCCAAAGGCAGCCACAAAAACATTATTGCAATACTGGGCAGATGTTTACGGAGTGACACTTACCGATGAAATGCCGGGCAAGGAAGTCATTCTTAATGCCAATGCAAGCCCTCAAACTGAAGGAGAAGGAGTATTCTTTGATGCCAATTTAGAGATTCCTGACGGATATAAAGCTACTACTGCATCTGTTGTATGGGCTTATAATAAGCAAAGAAACAGATCAGGGTTCTTTCAAGGGAATTATATATTGTCTTCCTATTTGTCTTTCGGTAACCTGAAGGGAGGAAGTTTTTATAAAGAAACCAGAAATCAGACCCTTAACGGAACTGAAGGAGTAAGTGGATTGAATCTTACAGGAGTATTCAATTACAGAATATCCGGAAAAAACATAGGGGGATTTAATATCGCTTTAAAATTCCCATGTGTTCCTAACGATACTAATGTTCTGGCGTGGCAGACAGAAAACTATAATGCCATTATCGAAGCTTATAAAGAAGCTTATGAGAAATTTAAAGAAGAACAGGCTAGAATAGACAAAGAGCAGAAAGAGAAAGAAGCAGAAGCTAAGGATAAAATAGGGAATTTCTACCGTTACATGGAGAACGATGTTCTGAAACATAATTGTATTGCCTATCTATTGCAAGATTATCTGTCTCCAAATACCATCGGGCAAAACTTCACTGATGGTGATAAGATGGAAAACTTCCAGGTATTCTTAAACGAGAATCTCGATAAATACACCGCTCTAGCCAAATTCATGGAACAGGCTTTCGAATGGAGTGTCATGAGCTATAGTTTTTACCCATACTATTGGGCAAACAGACAACACTGGCAGGAAATGTACATCAGCGAAAGTGTAGATCCTTTGTTCAGAAGTTTCTTACAATCAGGTATGGCAAGAGTCATTGTTACGGTAAGACCGGGAT
It contains:
- a CDS encoding thermonuclease family protein, with product MDCPESGQSFGKHAKQFTSSQVFGKNIEFYEINKDRYGRTIAKIFYDNNKYLSEEIIKAGYGWWYYKYSKNNDLEKYQNIAKEQKLGIWSEENAIAPWDYRISH
- a CDS encoding DUF6705 family protein: MKKIITLTILLLFITCKAQIYPLKTDYSEVPINSYLKDINNELDLFVGNYTSQFQGRNISINISKIIHHFFDGSQYKYYQDILSLKYTVSNSSGTILQSTENLVFPSNQLQHTIYSQWVENNGNTLLLYYGGTNCGIGWGQIKLKYINPTQISWDYEPNSTVVGDNCPTNINKTVYLPLTTDLIFTKQ
- a CDS encoding DUF2947 family protein, which encodes MNIQIDKREIIPLSDFELGWRFDKGHNADILDYDKQEILALSEIESKRLNKVIDYYEIESNRIGKYLETDWLSANSENEDKVERFRNQVENYLKPFNEDIIISWEKKLALKTTKKIFIKYWTDFLYPSSDDVTIISERTNWILFYNHCEVANIWIKNKS